One region of Dehalococcoidia bacterium genomic DNA includes:
- a CDS encoding formate dehydrogenase accessory protein FdhE: MGIDERTLQKLDDWQQEEGCLPENVELYRDLLRISVEAKKSIPSPQPILTELEAGATLRNGIPLVKWDAISVDWPTFRELFQRAFALLAEHAVPSPEKSERAAFDITLLQEMAKAWYEDASLSSWAVTLGVMEDALARAIQCALRPFLKTRTEVLAGLVDQGQWRRGYCPVCGGKPDFAFLDKDRGARRLVCSRCDTDWLFQRLECPYCRNSDQKELAYFTDEKELYRLYTCERCHRYLKAIDLRQTESEILAPLERLLTADMDRQGQEKGYK, translated from the coding sequence GTGGGAATAGACGAGAGGACGCTCCAGAAACTGGATGACTGGCAGCAAGAAGAGGGTTGTTTACCTGAAAATGTTGAACTGTATCGAGATTTGCTGCGCATCTCCGTCGAGGCAAAGAAGAGCATCCCTTCCCCTCAGCCGATACTAACCGAACTTGAAGCAGGTGCTACTCTGCGAAATGGCATCCCATTGGTGAAGTGGGATGCCATTTCTGTTGATTGGCCCACCTTTAGGGAGCTTTTTCAAAGAGCTTTTGCACTACTTGCCGAGCACGCCGTTCCTAGTCCAGAGAAGTCGGAACGTGCGGCCTTTGATATCACTCTCTTGCAGGAAATGGCCAAGGCCTGGTATGAAGACGCATCCTTATCATCGTGGGCCGTCACATTGGGTGTTATGGAAGATGCGCTTGCCAGAGCGATACAGTGTGCGTTGAGACCATTCCTGAAAACCCGGACGGAGGTCCTTGCCGGGTTGGTAGACCAGGGTCAATGGCGACGCGGGTATTGCCCTGTCTGCGGTGGCAAACCCGATTTTGCCTTTCTGGATAAGGATCGAGGGGCCAGACGGCTTGTTTGTTCTCGTTGTGATACCGATTGGCTCTTCCAACGGCTGGAGTGTCCTTACTGCAGAAACAGTGATCAGAAAGAGTTGGCCTACTTTACCGATGAAAAAGAGCTTTATCGACTCTACACCTGTGAACGTTGCCACAGATACTTAAAGGCCATCGATCTCCGCCAGACAGAATCTGAGATACTCGCTCCTTTGGAACGCTTGCTGACTGCTGATATGGACAGGCAAGGACAGGAGAAAGGCTATAAGTAG